Proteins encoded together in one Neobacillus sp. FSL H8-0543 window:
- a CDS encoding dihydrolipoamide acetyltransferase family protein, producing the protein MSFQFKMPDIGEGIHEGEIVKWFIKPGDKIQEDDVLCEIQNDKAVVEIPSPVEGTVLEVLVAEGTVATVGQVLVTFDAPGYEDIKFKGDEEDEKPAAPAPEAKAEAPAPAAPVTPPAAGVGTPPATEVDPNRRIIAMPSVRKYAREKGVEITLVSGTGNNGRILKMDIDTFLSGGATAAPQAVDAPAAEATKVEEAQTAIAPIPQGEYPETREKMSGIRKMIAKAMVNSKHTAPHVTLMDEIDVTKLVTHRKKFKEVAAAKGIKLTFLPYIVKALTSALREFPALNTSLDDATSEIIHKHYYNIGIAADTEKGLLVPVVKDADRKSVFAISNEINELAGKARDGKLAPNEMKGASCTISNIGSAGGQWFTPVINHPEVAILGVGRIAEKPIVRDGEIVAAPVLALSLSFDHRMIDGATAQNALNHIKKLLNDPELLLMEA; encoded by the coding sequence GTGTCATTTCAATTTAAAATGCCTGACATCGGTGAAGGAATTCATGAAGGCGAAATTGTTAAATGGTTTATTAAGCCAGGAGATAAGATTCAAGAAGACGACGTACTTTGTGAGATTCAAAATGATAAAGCGGTAGTTGAAATTCCTTCCCCGGTAGAAGGAACGGTGCTTGAAGTATTAGTAGCTGAAGGAACGGTTGCTACGGTTGGACAAGTATTGGTAACTTTTGATGCTCCAGGATATGAAGATATAAAATTCAAAGGCGATGAAGAAGATGAAAAGCCTGCTGCACCTGCTCCAGAAGCAAAGGCAGAAGCTCCGGCACCAGCAGCACCAGTAACTCCACCAGCTGCAGGGGTTGGTACACCACCAGCAACAGAGGTGGACCCAAACCGCCGGATTATTGCTATGCCATCTGTACGTAAGTATGCACGTGAAAAGGGAGTTGAAATAACTCTTGTTTCCGGAACAGGCAATAATGGCCGAATTTTGAAGATGGATATTGATACCTTCCTAAGTGGAGGAGCAACAGCAGCACCACAAGCAGTCGATGCTCCAGCAGCGGAAGCTACAAAGGTTGAAGAAGCTCAAACAGCTATTGCACCAATTCCACAAGGAGAATATCCTGAAACTCGTGAAAAAATGAGTGGAATCCGGAAAATGATTGCAAAAGCAATGGTAAATTCAAAGCATACTGCTCCACATGTAACGTTAATGGATGAAATCGATGTGACAAAACTTGTGACACACCGTAAAAAATTCAAAGAAGTGGCAGCGGCTAAAGGCATTAAGCTTACATTCTTACCATACATCGTAAAAGCATTGACGAGTGCATTAAGAGAGTTCCCAGCGTTAAATACTTCACTTGATGATGCTACAAGCGAAATAATTCATAAACATTACTACAACATTGGAATTGCAGCGGATACGGAAAAAGGCTTGTTAGTTCCGGTTGTGAAAGATGCTGACCGTAAATCTGTTTTTGCGATTTCGAATGAAATCAATGAATTGGCTGGAAAAGCACGTGATGGCAAGCTTGCCCCTAATGAAATGAAGGGTGCATCATGTACGATTTCAAATATTGGCTCAGCAGGCGGACAATGGTTTACTCCTGTTATTAATCACCCTGAAGTGGCAATTTTAGGTGTAGGAAGAATTGCTGAAAAGCCAATCGTAAGAGATGGTGAAATTGTTGCTGCTCCTGTATTGGCACTTTCTTTAAGCTTTGACCATCGAATGATTGACGGAGCAACAGCACAAAATGCACTAAATCATATCAAAAAATTATTAAACGATCCAGAACTATTGTTAATGGAGGCGTAA
- the lpdA gene encoding dihydrolipoyl dehydrogenase produces MVVGDFPIETDTIVVGAGPGGYVAAIRAAQLGQKVTIIERENLGGVCLNVGCIPSKALIAAGHRYETAKYSEDIGITAENVTVDFSKVQKWKESVTKKLTGGVEGLLKGNKVSIVRGEAYFVDANTLRVMDETSAQTYTFKNAIIATGSRPIELPAFKYTNRVLDSTGALALKEIPKSIVVIGGGYIGTELGGAYANFGTKVTILEGTDEILNGFEKQMSALVKRNLKKKGTDIITKALAKGVEETETGVTVTYEVKGEVKTVEAEYVFVMVGRRPNTDELGLEQAGVQLTDRGVVTIDKQCRTNVSNIYAIGDIVPGPPLAHKASYEGKIAAEAIAGHPAVIDYLGIPAVVFSDPELASVGYTEAQAKEEGLAINASKFPFAANGRALALNQTDGFVKLITRKEDGLIIGAQIAGSSASDMIAELGLAIEAGMTAEDLAMTIHAHPTLGEITMEAAEVALGSPIHIIK; encoded by the coding sequence ATGGTAGTAGGAGATTTCCCGATTGAAACAGATACGATAGTAGTTGGAGCTGGCCCTGGCGGATATGTAGCAGCTATTCGCGCTGCACAGCTTGGACAAAAAGTTACAATAATTGAAAGAGAAAATCTTGGCGGAGTTTGTCTAAACGTTGGTTGTATACCGTCTAAAGCGTTAATTGCAGCGGGTCACCGTTATGAAACGGCAAAGTATTCTGAAGATATCGGTATTACAGCAGAAAATGTAACTGTTGACTTTTCAAAAGTGCAAAAATGGAAAGAAAGTGTTACGAAAAAGCTTACTGGTGGGGTAGAAGGCCTGCTAAAAGGAAATAAAGTGTCCATCGTTCGTGGTGAGGCATATTTCGTTGATGCAAATACACTTCGTGTTATGGATGAAACTTCAGCTCAAACCTATACATTTAAGAATGCAATTATTGCTACTGGTTCTCGTCCAATTGAGCTGCCTGCGTTTAAATATACGAATCGTGTCCTTGATTCTACAGGTGCTCTAGCATTAAAAGAGATTCCTAAGAGCATTGTCGTTATTGGTGGTGGTTATATTGGTACAGAGCTTGGTGGCGCATACGCTAACTTTGGTACTAAAGTAACCATCCTTGAAGGTACCGATGAAATTCTTAATGGATTTGAAAAGCAAATGTCTGCACTAGTCAAACGCAACCTTAAGAAAAAAGGCACTGATATTATTACAAAAGCCTTGGCTAAAGGTGTTGAAGAGACTGAAACTGGTGTAACAGTTACTTATGAAGTAAAAGGTGAAGTAAAAACTGTTGAAGCCGAATATGTCTTTGTTATGGTTGGCCGCCGTCCAAACACGGATGAATTAGGCCTTGAGCAAGCTGGTGTTCAACTGACTGATAGAGGCGTTGTAACGATCGATAAACAATGCCGTACAAATGTAAGTAATATTTATGCTATTGGCGACATTGTACCTGGACCGCCACTTGCACATAAAGCATCCTATGAAGGAAAAATTGCTGCCGAGGCAATTGCTGGTCATCCTGCAGTGATTGATTATTTAGGTATTCCTGCTGTTGTATTCTCAGACCCTGAATTAGCTTCTGTCGGCTATACAGAAGCTCAGGCAAAAGAAGAAGGACTTGCTATCAATGCTTCTAAGTTCCCATTTGCTGCAAATGGCCGTGCCCTTGCGTTAAATCAAACTGACGGGTTCGTAAAGCTTATTACTCGTAAAGAAGATGGTCTTATCATTGGTGCTCAAATTGCTGGTTCTAGTGCATCAGATATGATTGCAGAGCTGGGACTTGCGATTGAAGCGGGGATGACTGCTGAAGACTTAGCAATGACGATTCATGCGCATCCAACATTAGGAGAAATTACAATGGAAGCTGCCGAGGTTGCACTTGGAAGCCCGATCCATATCATTAAATAA
- a CDS encoding DUF1885 family protein, which produces MAENAFIKLVPSSAQQTISVDEVKELFHYYKEITNKTGDQLGWSYGDSAFPYEIKEKEEGKGTWFYLHSNQERHYAILIGVDRETIRDENGDEQEQTYIQVTLPEQSTYGDKGKANEFCKFLGKKLKGELHLFNERIMYYYPRK; this is translated from the coding sequence ATGGCGGAAAATGCATTCATTAAACTTGTGCCTTCATCTGCACAACAAACAATATCAGTTGATGAGGTAAAGGAACTCTTTCATTATTATAAAGAAATTACAAATAAAACCGGTGACCAATTGGGATGGTCCTATGGGGATTCGGCATTCCCATACGAAATTAAAGAAAAAGAAGAGGGTAAAGGAACTTGGTTTTATCTGCACTCTAATCAGGAGCGTCATTACGCAATTTTAATTGGAGTTGACCGTGAGACTATTCGAGATGAAAACGGCGATGAGCAGGAACAAACATACATACAGGTTACATTACCTGAACAATCTACTTACGGTGACAAAGGAAAAGCAAATGAATTTTGCAAATTTCTTGGCAAAAAATTAAAAGGTGAGCTGCATCTTTTTAACGAAAGAATCATGTATTATTATCCACGGAAATAG
- a CDS encoding DUF3055 domain-containing protein, which yields MELFEKLYDEHENVKVRFIGFTTEQTRYDFGIVYTNMFFGKPLVVCMQTGRSTLLDPKEIEDIEYLQNVFRIPDKKQAADLAEFFKETLPQIPFITQYE from the coding sequence ATGGAACTATTTGAAAAGCTCTACGATGAGCACGAAAATGTGAAAGTGAGATTCATTGGTTTTACCACGGAGCAAACCCGCTATGATTTTGGAATAGTCTATACGAACATGTTTTTTGGAAAGCCCCTTGTTGTCTGCATGCAAACTGGCCGTTCAACACTCCTCGATCCAAAAGAAATAGAAGATATTGAATACCTCCAGAATGTATTTCGTATTCCTGATAAAAAACAAGCTGCTGATTTAGCTGAATTTTTCAAAGAAACCTTACCGCAAATTCCTTTTATTACCCAATATGAGTAA
- a CDS encoding GapA-binding peptide SR1P, whose translation MGTLVCQTCDSTIDHFEDEKVTVLYSKCNCCDDHHSEEEL comes from the coding sequence ATGGGTACACTCGTATGCCAAACTTGTGATTCGACAATTGATCATTTCGAAGACGAAAAAGTTACGGTTCTCTATTCAAAATGCAATTGTTGTGATGATCACCACTCAGAAGAAGAATTATAA
- a CDS encoding aminotransferase class I/II-fold pyridoxal phosphate-dependent enzyme, which produces MSQNQTPLFSGLLEHAKKNPIQFHIPGHKKGTGMDPEFRQFIGDNALSIDLINIGPLDDLHQPKGIIKQAQDLAAEAFGADSTFFSVQGTSGAIIAMIMAVCGPNDKIIVPRNVHKSVMSAIVFSGAIPVFIHPEIDEDLGISHGITPDAVETALQMHPDAKAVLVINPTYFGISADLKRIVEVAHYHHVPVLVDEAHGVHIHFHDDLPLSAMQAGADMAATSVHKLGGSMTQSSILNVKEGLVSTKHVQSILSMLTTTSTSYILLASLDVARKQLAINGKELIDKTINLAQSIRKRINEIDNLHCIGEEILGSKATFDYDPTKLIISVKELGLTGYDVEKWLREKYNIEVEMSDLYNILCIITLGDTEYEASQLVSALKELAEEREHRQEKVEPIQVLLPDIPLLALTPRDAFYSDTEVISFDESEGRIIAEFIMVYPPGIPIFIPGEIITKENLHYVRKNLEAGLPVQGPEDDEIKTIRVIKEYKAIK; this is translated from the coding sequence TTGTCTCAAAATCAAACACCGTTATTTAGCGGTTTATTAGAACATGCAAAAAAGAACCCAATCCAATTCCATATTCCTGGACATAAAAAAGGGACTGGTATGGACCCTGAATTTCGCCAATTTATTGGTGATAATGCCTTATCAATTGACTTAATAAACATTGGACCTCTAGATGACCTCCATCAGCCCAAGGGAATAATTAAACAAGCACAGGACTTAGCGGCTGAAGCATTTGGCGCTGACAGCACTTTCTTTTCGGTCCAAGGTACAAGCGGGGCAATAATAGCCATGATTATGGCTGTATGCGGACCTAATGATAAAATCATCGTCCCAAGAAATGTCCATAAATCAGTCATGTCTGCTATTGTATTTTCCGGAGCTATACCAGTATTTATTCATCCGGAAATTGATGAGGATTTAGGTATTTCACACGGCATTACACCTGATGCAGTTGAAACGGCTCTACAAATGCATCCAGATGCCAAAGCAGTTCTAGTAATTAATCCGACATACTTTGGGATTTCAGCAGATTTAAAAAGGATTGTAGAAGTCGCACACTATCACCATGTTCCTGTGTTAGTGGATGAAGCACATGGAGTTCATATTCATTTTCACGATGATCTTCCACTCTCAGCCATGCAGGCAGGTGCTGATATGGCTGCCACCAGTGTCCATAAACTAGGCGGTTCAATGACACAAAGCTCTATTTTGAATGTAAAAGAGGGACTTGTTTCTACTAAACATGTCCAATCCATCTTAAGTATGCTTACAACTACCTCAACATCCTATATATTACTGGCTTCACTGGATGTTGCCCGGAAACAATTAGCGATTAACGGAAAAGAATTAATTGATAAAACCATTAATCTTGCACAATCCATTCGTAAACGGATCAATGAAATTGATAATTTGCACTGTATCGGGGAAGAAATATTAGGATCAAAGGCCACTTTTGATTACGACCCGACAAAACTGATTATCTCAGTAAAAGAATTAGGGTTAACAGGATACGATGTTGAAAAGTGGCTGCGAGAAAAATACAATATTGAAGTAGAAATGTCTGACCTTTACAACATCCTTTGTATTATTACATTGGGAGATACAGAATATGAAGCTAGCCAATTAGTTTCAGCGCTTAAGGAACTTGCTGAAGAACGGGAACACCGTCAAGAAAAAGTCGAACCAATTCAAGTGCTTCTTCCTGATATTCCACTGCTGGCACTCACTCCGAGAGATGCCTTTTATTCAGATACAGAAGTCATTTCTTTTGACGAATCTGAAGGAAGGATCATTGCAGAATTTATCATGGTTTATCCTCCTGGAATTCCAATTTTTATTCCTGGTGAAATTATCACAAAAGAGAACCTTCACTATGTACGAAAAAACCTTGAGGCAGGTCTTCCCGTTCAAGGTCCAGAGGATGATGAAATAAAAACGATTCGAGTGATAAAAGAATATAAAGCGATAAAATAA
- a CDS encoding nitronate monooxygenase, whose amino-acid sequence MRWQSRITDLLRIKYPIIQGGLAYLAYSELAAAVSNAGGLGQITAMSLDSPESLRREIRKVKGLTNKPFGVNYAIGQHGRPFADFLQVSIEEKVPVVTMTGGNPAPIFEQLKGTPIKKLVLVAARRQAEKAEQLGADAVMVVGQEGGGHLGRDDIGTMVLIPQVVDAVSIPVIASGGIGDGRGLMAALSLGAEGIEMGTRFIATKECVHANELYKQRLVEGTEADTVVIKRTLGMPARAIGNSWTNQILSIERDNGDYERLKDFISGNANKRYIYDGVEEEGFAWAGQVMGLIKDVPTVEELFTRIITKAEQIRENWTE is encoded by the coding sequence TTGAGATGGCAATCGAGAATAACAGATTTATTGAGAATAAAATATCCAATTATCCAAGGAGGCCTTGCTTATCTTGCTTATTCAGAGCTAGCAGCAGCTGTATCCAATGCAGGGGGGCTAGGACAAATCACTGCTATGTCACTTGATTCTCCTGAAAGTCTTCGTAGGGAAATACGTAAGGTTAAGGGCCTAACGAACAAGCCGTTTGGTGTGAATTATGCAATAGGACAGCACGGCAGACCGTTTGCAGACTTTCTTCAGGTTTCCATTGAGGAAAAAGTACCAGTCGTTACGATGACTGGGGGAAATCCTGCCCCTATATTTGAACAATTAAAAGGGACACCAATCAAGAAGCTCGTGCTTGTGGCTGCAAGAAGGCAAGCTGAAAAGGCCGAGCAACTTGGTGCAGATGCAGTAATGGTCGTTGGTCAAGAAGGCGGAGGACACCTCGGCAGGGATGATATAGGCACAATGGTGTTAATTCCTCAGGTAGTTGACGCTGTTTCTATTCCTGTGATTGCTTCGGGAGGTATAGGTGATGGCAGAGGACTCATGGCAGCGCTTAGTCTAGGTGCTGAGGGGATTGAGATGGGTACAAGATTTATTGCTACAAAGGAATGTGTTCATGCAAATGAACTTTATAAGCAAAGGCTAGTAGAGGGTACTGAAGCCGACACGGTTGTAATTAAACGAACACTCGGAATGCCTGCAAGAGCGATTGGGAATAGCTGGACAAATCAAATCTTATCTATTGAAAGGGACAATGGCGATTATGAAAGGCTAAAAGACTTTATTAGCGGTAATGCTAATAAACGCTATATTTATGACGGCGTAGAAGAAGAAGGCTTTGCCTGGGCAGGTCAGGTGATGGGACTAATAAAGGATGTTCCGACAGTTGAAGAACTTTTTACGCGAATTATTACAAAGGCTGAACAAATTCGTGAAAATTGGACAGAATAA